A stretch of the Arthrobacter stackebrandtii genome encodes the following:
- a CDS encoding bifunctional 4-hydroxy-2-oxoglutarate aldolase/2-dehydro-3-deoxy-phosphogluconate aldolase, translating to MNNTEFIARLEADRTIAVVRAPDIADAAELCRALVAGGISGVELTYTTPNLLKHVARAADTAAEHGAVVGVGTVLTADQAKAAIDAGAQFLVTPGIRPEVARVAADAGIPFSLGALTPTEVAMALDLGSAVVKIFPASAMGAAYLKDLQGPYSGIKLLPSGGINAANAQDFLAAGALAVCCGTAVVPPAVVAAGTWADITERAAAFTSILR from the coding sequence ATGAACAACACCGAATTCATTGCCCGTCTCGAGGCAGACCGCACCATTGCCGTGGTCCGCGCCCCCGACATTGCCGACGCCGCAGAACTCTGCCGCGCACTGGTGGCCGGAGGCATCTCCGGGGTTGAACTGACCTACACCACCCCCAACTTGCTCAAGCATGTTGCCCGTGCCGCGGACACCGCGGCCGAGCATGGCGCCGTGGTGGGTGTGGGCACGGTCCTGACCGCCGACCAGGCCAAGGCAGCCATTGATGCCGGCGCCCAGTTCCTGGTGACGCCGGGGATCCGTCCCGAGGTGGCCCGCGTGGCCGCCGACGCCGGCATTCCCTTCTCCCTGGGCGCGCTGACCCCCACCGAGGTGGCCATGGCGCTGGACCTGGGCTCCGCCGTCGTGAAGATCTTCCCGGCCAGTGCCATGGGTGCGGCCTACCTGAAGGACCTTCAGGGCCCCTACTCGGGCATCAAGCTGCTTCCCTCAGGGGGAATCAACGCCGCCAACGCCCAGGACTTCCTGGCCGCCGGCGCCCTCGCCGTCTGCTGCGGCACGGCAGTGGTGCCGCCCGCCGTCGTCGCCGCCGGCACCTGGGCAGACATCACCGAACGCGCCGCAGCGTTCACCAGCATTCTTCGCTAA
- a CDS encoding N-acyl-D-amino-acid deacylase family protein, whose protein sequence is MAAPTAARRTIIANATVVDGSGAPRFAADVVLENGAIHSIAAPGTHAMDADAIDATGLVLSPGFIDMHAHSDLQLFLNPGHYAKISQGVTTELLGQDGLSYAPIDDVTLDGVRQKIAGWNDNPEDFDFNWRTVGEYLDRLDQGIATNAAYLIPQGTVRAMVRGFGEGEATAGEIAAQQAVIRQGMAEGAVGMSSGLTYTPGMYATTEELAQLCSTVAEFGGFYAPHHRSYGKGALEAYDEMIELSRDTGCALHLSHATMNFAPNKGRAPDLLGLIDRALDDGVDITLDTYPYLPGATTLSAILPSWASAGGSEPTMARLRDPDTLMHIRENVEIYGSDGCHGVVAEWETLEISGVKNPGLDAFVGKTVAQIAAESGQDAFDVFVDILLRDKMATGILQHVGHEENVRAIMVHKTHTGGSDGILVGGKPHPRAWGTFPRYLGHYSRELGLLTLEETVNHLTGRPAARLKLVDRGLVRAGFAADLVLFDPETVNATATFAEPRQAATGIHYVFVNGIAAIEAGKPTGALAGRALRRTPEGTRSTP, encoded by the coding sequence CCGTTGTTGACGGCAGCGGCGCACCCAGGTTCGCCGCTGACGTCGTCCTTGAAAACGGCGCCATCCACAGCATTGCGGCGCCCGGCACGCACGCCATGGATGCGGACGCCATCGACGCCACTGGACTGGTCCTCAGTCCCGGATTTATTGACATGCACGCCCACTCGGACCTGCAGCTGTTCCTGAACCCTGGGCACTACGCCAAGATCAGCCAGGGCGTCACCACTGAGCTGCTGGGCCAGGACGGGCTTTCCTACGCTCCAATCGACGACGTGACGCTCGACGGCGTGCGGCAAAAGATCGCCGGCTGGAACGACAACCCCGAGGACTTCGACTTCAACTGGCGCACGGTGGGGGAGTACCTGGACCGGCTCGACCAGGGAATCGCCACCAACGCGGCCTACCTGATTCCCCAGGGCACAGTCCGGGCCATGGTGCGCGGTTTTGGCGAGGGCGAGGCCACTGCGGGGGAGATCGCCGCGCAGCAGGCCGTCATCCGCCAGGGCATGGCCGAGGGTGCCGTTGGCATGTCCTCCGGGCTGACCTACACGCCCGGCATGTACGCCACCACGGAGGAGTTGGCGCAACTGTGCTCCACGGTGGCCGAGTTCGGCGGCTTCTACGCCCCGCACCACCGCTCCTACGGGAAGGGGGCGCTTGAGGCATATGACGAGATGATTGAGCTCAGCCGCGACACTGGATGCGCCCTGCACCTCTCCCACGCCACCATGAACTTTGCCCCGAACAAGGGCCGCGCCCCAGACCTGCTGGGGCTCATCGACCGTGCCCTCGACGACGGCGTGGACATCACCTTGGACACGTACCCCTACCTGCCGGGCGCCACCACCTTGTCCGCGATCCTGCCCAGCTGGGCCTCCGCCGGCGGATCGGAGCCCACCATGGCACGGCTCCGCGATCCGGACACGCTGATGCACATTCGTGAGAACGTTGAGATCTATGGCTCCGACGGCTGCCACGGCGTGGTGGCCGAGTGGGAGACGCTGGAAATATCCGGAGTCAAGAACCCGGGGCTGGATGCGTTTGTGGGCAAGACCGTGGCCCAGATTGCCGCCGAGTCGGGGCAGGACGCGTTTGACGTCTTCGTTGACATCCTGCTGCGTGACAAGATGGCCACCGGCATCCTGCAGCACGTGGGCCACGAGGAAAATGTTCGGGCCATCATGGTGCACAAGACCCACACCGGGGGCTCCGACGGCATCCTGGTGGGCGGAAAACCACATCCCCGTGCCTGGGGAACCTTCCCGCGCTACCTGGGCCACTACAGCCGCGAACTCGGCCTGCTGACCCTGGAAGAAACCGTCAACCACCTCACCGGCCGCCCCGCCGCGCGGCTCAAGCTGGTGGACCGCGGCCTGGTCCGCGCGGGCTTTGCCGCCGACCTGGTCCTCTTTGACCCGGAAACCGTCAACGCCACGGCCACCTTTGCCGAACCCCGCCAGGCCGCGACCGGCATCCACTACGTCTTTGTCAACGGCATTGCCGCCATCGAGGCAGGCAAGCCCACCGGTGCACTCGCCGGCAGGGCACTGCGCCGCACCCCGGAAGGAACCCGATCCACCCCATGA